A single genomic interval of Streptomyces sp. NBC_00663 harbors:
- a CDS encoding ribose-phosphate diphosphokinase has translation MRDIAVFSGSAHPELAAEVCAHLGVPLSPTRVSRFANDCLEVQLQANCRERDVFLVQPLVKPVQEHLVELLLMCDAARGASARRITVVMPHYSYARSDKKDAPRISLGGRLVADLMVSAGASRVLAMTLHSPQVHGFFSVPVDHLHALRELAAHFQQYDLSRTTVVSPDLGNAKEAAAFARLIGAQVAAGAKQRYADDRVSISDVIGEVTDRDVIVLDDEIAKGSTVLELLDRLRELKPRSIRVACTHGLFAAGALKRIGEQPDVLEIVCTNTVPVPAEERTDKLRILSIAPALAEAVRRIHNGESVSALFDAPRSE, from the coding sequence GTGCGAGACATCGCCGTGTTCAGCGGTAGTGCCCATCCCGAGCTGGCGGCGGAGGTCTGCGCGCATCTCGGTGTGCCGCTCAGCCCCACCCGGGTCAGCCGGTTCGCCAACGACTGCCTGGAGGTGCAGCTTCAGGCCAACTGCCGGGAGCGGGACGTCTTCCTGGTCCAGCCGCTGGTCAAGCCCGTCCAGGAGCATCTCGTCGAGCTGCTGCTGATGTGCGACGCCGCCCGCGGGGCCTCCGCGCGGCGGATCACCGTCGTCATGCCGCACTATTCCTACGCCCGCTCCGACAAGAAGGACGCGCCCCGCATCTCGCTCGGCGGGCGCCTGGTCGCCGACCTGATGGTGTCGGCCGGCGCGAGCCGGGTCCTCGCCATGACCCTGCACTCGCCGCAGGTGCACGGCTTCTTCTCGGTGCCCGTCGACCATCTGCACGCCCTGCGTGAACTGGCCGCGCATTTCCAGCAGTACGACCTCTCGCGCACCACCGTCGTCTCCCCGGACCTCGGCAACGCCAAGGAGGCCGCCGCGTTCGCCCGGCTCATCGGCGCCCAGGTCGCGGCCGGGGCCAAGCAGCGGTACGCGGACGACCGGGTCAGCATCAGCGACGTCATCGGCGAGGTCACGGACCGGGATGTCATCGTCCTGGACGACGAGATCGCCAAGGGCAGCACCGTCCTCGAACTCCTTGACCGGCTGCGTGAGTTGAAGCCCCGCTCGATCCGCGTGGCGTGCACGCACGGGCTGTTCGCGGCCGGGGCGCTCAAGCGGATCGGTGAGCAGCCCGACGTACTGGAGATCGTGTGCACCAACACGGTGCCGGTTCCCGCGGAGGAGCGCACCGACAAACTGCGCATCCTGTCCATCGCTCCGGCCCTCGCCGAGGCGGTGCGCCGTATTCACAACGGCGAGTCCGTCAGCGCCCTGTTCGACGCGCCGCGGAGCGAATAG